From one Streptomyces sp. SCSIO 30461 genomic stretch:
- a CDS encoding DUF1015 domain-containing protein → MTTVPSRKARTTVRLLPFRAVRYDPAQAGRLSAVLSAPYDDMSPAHARAQRARPHHIARLLYSPDPQDTAGQLQRWLERGVLRRDPEPSLYVYEQRLGPRILQRGLIGELAVSGAHAGPVIPHEDVREHVVRQRAAHMSGLRAQLEPLLLTHRSVEGTGRRLAEWVAEHPRVAAAQLGGVTHCLWQCTDPADQALLTAGLGGDRAPLLADGHHRLAACRRMSRWHDGLSWHRSLALLIDSTSTPLRLQAIHRVLPGLDAEKAARAASGVARVRPLPSGPRLPRTGELLLVGEGRAWIVTQPQPSALSEALAGLPTEWQAQPAAVTDRLLIQGCWSIPDLPGTVVHMHDADRALAAVTSQGTGTAVLLPAPTEDGVRGLAEQGVLLPRKSTSFGPKPAAGLVMRVLPRT, encoded by the coding sequence ACCCGGCGCAGGCCGGCCGGCTCTCCGCCGTCCTCAGCGCCCCGTACGACGACATGAGCCCCGCCCACGCCCGCGCCCAGCGGGCCCGGCCCCACCACATAGCCCGCCTGCTCTACTCCCCCGATCCCCAGGACACCGCCGGCCAGCTGCAACGCTGGCTGGAGCGCGGAGTCCTGCGCCGCGACCCCGAGCCCTCCCTGTACGTCTACGAGCAACGGCTCGGCCCCCGGATCCTCCAGCGCGGCCTCATCGGCGAACTCGCCGTCTCCGGTGCCCACGCCGGTCCCGTCATCCCCCACGAGGACGTGCGGGAACACGTCGTGCGGCAGCGCGCCGCCCACATGTCCGGCCTGCGAGCCCAGTTGGAGCCGCTGCTGCTCACCCACCGTTCCGTCGAAGGGACCGGCCGCCGACTGGCGGAGTGGGTCGCCGAACACCCACGCGTCGCCGCCGCCCAACTCGGCGGCGTCACACACTGCCTCTGGCAGTGCACCGACCCCGCCGACCAGGCCCTCCTCACCGCCGGCCTCGGCGGAGACCGGGCCCCGCTCCTCGCCGACGGCCACCATCGCCTGGCGGCCTGCCGACGAATGAGCCGGTGGCACGACGGCCTGTCCTGGCATCGCAGCCTGGCGCTGCTCATCGACTCGACATCAACACCTTTGCGTCTGCAGGCGATCCATCGTGTCCTGCCGGGTCTGGACGCGGAGAAGGCCGCGCGAGCGGCGTCCGGCGTCGCGCGCGTCCGGCCTCTTCCGTCCGGGCCACGTCTACCCCGGACCGGCGAACTCTTGCTCGTCGGCGAAGGACGCGCCTGGATCGTGACGCAACCGCAGCCGTCCGCTCTGTCCGAGGCGCTGGCCGGACTGCCGACCGAGTGGCAGGCCCAGCCCGCAGCCGTCACCGACCGACTCCTCATCCAGGGCTGCTGGTCCATACCCGACCTGCCCGGCACGGTCGTCCACATGCACGACGCCGATCGGGCTCTCGCCGCCGTGACCTCCCAGGGCACCGGCACCGCCGTACTCCTGCCGGCCCCCACCGAGGACGGCGTACGAGGCCTCGCGGAGCAGGGCGTTCTCCTGCCCCGCAAGTCCACCTCGTTCGGCCCGAAACCCGCCGCCGGACTCGTGATGCGCGTTCTTCCACGCACGTAG
- a CDS encoding DUF305 domain-containing protein, translating to MNTHRKLIRRTVLVAAATGVAALVLAACGGSAGGHDMGSMGTGSSAPATSAPATAGDHNAADVSFSKEMIQHHRQAVEMAELADTRASSAEAKDLAAKIKGAQDPEIKTMSGWLTSWGEEVPADMTGMGHDMSNGMPGSMSKADMDELMQAKGAEFDKMFAEMMIKHHEGAIEMAKKLKAEGKYGPALKMADDVIKAQTAEIEQMNKMLGKS from the coding sequence ATGAACACGCACCGCAAGCTGATCCGCCGTACCGTCCTCGTCGCCGCCGCCACCGGCGTCGCCGCCCTGGTGCTCGCCGCGTGTGGCGGCAGCGCCGGCGGACACGACATGGGATCCATGGGAACGGGGTCCTCGGCTCCCGCCACCAGCGCGCCCGCGACGGCCGGTGACCACAACGCGGCCGATGTCTCCTTCTCGAAGGAGATGATCCAGCATCACCGCCAGGCCGTGGAGATGGCCGAGCTGGCCGACACCAGGGCCTCGTCCGCGGAGGCGAAGGACCTGGCCGCGAAGATCAAGGGCGCCCAGGACCCCGAGATCAAGACCATGTCCGGCTGGCTCACCTCGTGGGGCGAGGAGGTCCCGGCCGACATGACGGGCATGGGCCACGACATGTCGAACGGCATGCCCGGCTCGATGAGCAAAGCGGACATGGACGAGCTCATGCAGGCCAAGGGTGCCGAGTTCGACAAGATGTTCGCCGAGATGATGATCAAGCACCACGAGGGTGCCATCGAGATGGCCAAGAAGCTGAAGGCGGAGGGCAAGTACGGCCCCGCCCTCAAGATGGCCGATGACGTGATCAAGGCCCAGACGGCCGAGATCGAGCAGATGAACAAGATGCTCGGCAAGAGCTGA
- a CDS encoding DUF6153 family protein, with protein sequence MSADKKCPEPPKRLRPHGLLVLAVLLGLLGMHAMAPVSAIAQPSGSNQPAAVMLDATGHCDHDCSGHEGQGDHADPTCASAAVGASVSLPAPQPTVICPAEPTAGLATPHTFSAGRGRTPPSLSELQLLRI encoded by the coding sequence GTGAGTGCCGACAAGAAGTGCCCAGAGCCGCCGAAGAGGCTGCGTCCGCATGGGCTTCTTGTCCTGGCCGTACTCCTCGGGCTGCTGGGCATGCACGCCATGGCGCCCGTATCTGCGATCGCGCAGCCGAGCGGCTCGAACCAGCCTGCGGCTGTGATGCTCGACGCGACCGGGCACTGTGATCACGACTGCTCGGGTCACGAAGGACAGGGCGACCACGCCGATCCGACGTGCGCCTCCGCCGCTGTCGGGGCCTCGGTCTCGCTGCCCGCGCCCCAGCCCACGGTGATCTGCCCCGCCGAGCCGACCGCGGGCCTCGCCACCCCGCACACCTTCTCAGCCGGCCGAGGCCGTACCCCTCCGTCGCTGTCCGAACTTCAACTCCTGCGGATCTAG
- a CDS encoding aminotransferase class V-fold PLP-dependent enzyme, with protein MSMTSRRDLLARSAGALAVTVAPSSCAVGASTSRERPVTTPEGRVDWDALRAQFRLEPGWANLALFYLASHPKVVRDAVDHLSAQVDANPLSVPAGLALPDGPTGWPRVRQALAAYLGGRAEEIAMTASTSIGLGLVHNGVVTRPGQEFLLTELDHISHRTAARLAAEKHGNTVRLVSWFADPATAAAEGIAAAVGEAIRRNTRVVGITWVQSSTGLRMPVRAVAEVVRRANEGRSPADRCLLVVDGVHGLAAVDEDAAGLGADVVIAGTHKWLFGPRGTGLIWVAPDVLDQLRPTFVSFIGSGGAASLSPGGFLAFEHAFALPVAVALHEQLGRARVAARITQLSTRVKQGLRRIPGVTVHTPADAGLSAGITCFSVAGYTHQQVVDHAAARHVRLSTLNYTRIGTAVINTPAEIDTALNSLADLTR; from the coding sequence ATGTCGATGACGAGTCGGCGTGATCTGCTGGCGAGATCCGCGGGAGCGCTGGCGGTCACCGTCGCGCCCAGCTCCTGCGCGGTAGGGGCGAGCACATCGCGGGAGCGGCCGGTCACTACGCCCGAGGGGCGAGTGGACTGGGACGCCTTGCGGGCGCAGTTTCGTCTGGAGCCGGGATGGGCGAACCTCGCGTTGTTCTACCTGGCCTCGCATCCGAAGGTCGTGCGAGACGCGGTGGATCATCTGAGCGCACAGGTCGACGCCAACCCTCTGTCGGTGCCCGCGGGGTTGGCGCTGCCCGACGGCCCGACCGGATGGCCCCGGGTACGCCAGGCGCTCGCGGCCTATCTGGGAGGCCGGGCCGAGGAGATCGCGATGACGGCCAGCACGAGTATCGGGCTCGGTCTCGTCCACAACGGCGTCGTGACCCGTCCGGGACAAGAGTTCCTGTTGACGGAGCTCGACCACATCTCTCATCGCACCGCTGCCCGGCTGGCCGCCGAAAAGCACGGCAACACGGTGCGGCTGGTCTCCTGGTTCGCGGATCCGGCCACCGCGGCGGCGGAAGGCATCGCGGCGGCGGTCGGCGAGGCGATCCGCCGGAACACCAGAGTCGTGGGGATCACCTGGGTGCAGTCCAGCACGGGGCTTCGGATGCCGGTGCGGGCGGTGGCCGAGGTAGTGCGCCGGGCCAATGAAGGGCGCAGCCCCGCTGACCGGTGCCTTCTGGTCGTCGACGGCGTGCACGGGCTGGCGGCGGTCGACGAGGATGCCGCCGGCCTGGGCGCGGACGTGGTGATCGCCGGAACGCACAAATGGCTGTTCGGTCCCAGGGGAACAGGGCTGATCTGGGTGGCGCCGGACGTCCTCGACCAGCTGCGGCCCACCTTCGTGAGCTTCATCGGGAGCGGGGGAGCGGCGTCCCTGTCACCCGGCGGGTTTCTGGCGTTCGAGCATGCCTTCGCCCTGCCGGTGGCCGTAGCGCTGCATGAGCAGCTGGGCCGAGCACGCGTCGCCGCCCGCATCACGCAGCTGTCGACACGGGTGAAGCAAGGGCTGAGGCGCATCCCCGGGGTCACCGTGCACACTCCCGCCGACGCGGGGCTGTCAGCGGGCATCACCTGTTTCAGCGTGGCCGGATACACCCATCAGCAGGTCGTCGACCACGCCGCCGCCCGCCACGTGCGGCTGTCCACCCTGAACTACACCCGCATCGGCACCGCCGTCATCAACACTCCAGCAGAGATCGACACCGCGCTCAACAGCCTGGCTGACCTCACCCGCTGA
- a CDS encoding BlaI/MecI/CopY family transcriptional regulator: MRRLGELEAEIMDRFWRWGRPATVREVVDDINLHRDVAYTTVTTVTTILFHKGHLTRARNGRIWLYKAADTREAYSAALMEDGLEVSEDRPAALVQFVENLDDDEIAALRNALRTVGRRAKQ, translated from the coding sequence ATGCGACGGCTGGGGGAGCTTGAGGCGGAGATCATGGACCGCTTCTGGAGATGGGGCCGCCCCGCGACCGTGCGTGAGGTCGTCGACGACATCAACCTGCACCGCGACGTCGCCTACACCACCGTGACCACTGTCACGACCATCCTCTTCCACAAGGGCCACCTCACACGGGCCAGGAACGGCCGGATCTGGTTGTACAAGGCCGCGGACACCCGCGAGGCGTACTCGGCCGCGCTCATGGAGGACGGCCTGGAGGTCAGCGAGGACCGGCCGGCGGCCCTGGTCCAGTTCGTGGAGAACCTCGACGACGACGAGATCGCGGCTCTCCGCAACGCCCTCCGGACCGTCGGGCGACGGGCGAAGCAGTGA